The following coding sequences are from one Streptomyces sp. NBC_00536 window:
- a CDS encoding ScbA/BarX family gamma-butyrolactone biosynthesis protein, with protein sequence MITTLEPTTAPATLPFLSPDCVCPDGSGRTLTSTVPRELVHRAAVAEVFLTGMCRPGPDRFHVRAQLPRGHSFFSPIAGTHYDPMMICETIRQVGSYIAHEAYGVPLGHQFLLWGLDYATMPENLVIGDAPADLDLEVRCSDIRMRGTQLQALRYEVTMLLNGTVIATGDVGYTVTSPAVYRRLRAEQLDRRPMPSLPMAPLMPAQVGRFSPFDVVLAATAQATTGVTWQLRYDTRHPVLFDHPGDHLPGMVLLEAARQAAVALTPAPAVMPVSVVSTYQRYAEFGIPLWIQAERTGPTTVRVTGTQEDEQVFLAIVGTGQVQAMPFGMTA encoded by the coding sequence ATGATCACGACCCTGGAACCGACGACCGCGCCCGCCACCCTGCCCTTCCTCTCCCCGGACTGCGTCTGCCCGGACGGGTCGGGACGGACCCTGACCAGCACGGTCCCCCGAGAGCTCGTGCACCGGGCGGCCGTCGCCGAGGTCTTCCTCACGGGTATGTGCCGGCCGGGCCCCGACCGCTTCCACGTGCGCGCCCAACTCCCGCGCGGGCACAGCTTCTTCAGCCCGATCGCCGGTACGCACTACGACCCGATGATGATCTGCGAGACCATCCGCCAGGTCGGCTCCTACATCGCGCACGAGGCCTACGGGGTCCCGCTCGGCCACCAGTTCCTGCTCTGGGGCCTCGACTACGCGACGATGCCCGAGAACCTCGTGATCGGGGACGCCCCGGCCGACCTCGACCTCGAAGTGCGCTGCTCCGATATCCGCATGCGCGGTACGCAACTCCAGGCACTGCGGTACGAAGTGACCATGCTGCTGAACGGCACGGTGATCGCCACCGGTGACGTCGGGTACACCGTGACCTCTCCGGCGGTCTACCGGCGGCTGCGCGCCGAGCAGTTGGACCGCAGACCGATGCCCTCCCTGCCCATGGCACCCCTCATGCCCGCGCAGGTCGGCCGCTTCTCCCCCTTCGACGTGGTCCTCGCCGCCACCGCGCAGGCCACGACGGGCGTCACCTGGCAGCTCCGGTACGACACCCGGCACCCGGTGCTCTTCGACCACCCCGGGGACCACCTGCCGGGCATGGTCCTGCTGGAGGCCGCCCGCCAGGCCGCGGTGGCCCTGACCCCCGCACCCGCCGTCATGCCGGTCTCGGTCGTCAGCACCTACCAGCGGTACGCGGAGTTCGGCATACCGCTGTGGATCCAGGCCGAGCGCACGGGCCCGACCACGGTCCGGGTGACCGGTACACAGGAGGACGAGCAGGTCTTCCTCGCGATCGTGGGCACCGGCCAGGTGCAGGCGATGCCGTTCGGGATGACGGCCTGA